From the genome of Cedecea lapagei, one region includes:
- a CDS encoding branched-chain amino acid ABC transporter substrate-binding protein — translation MKMTGKALLAGCIALAMSHAAMAKDIKIAVVGAMSGPVAQYGDQEFTGAEQAVADINAKGGIKGDKLVITKYDDACDPKQAVAVANKVVNDGIKYVIGHLCSSSTQPASDIYEDEGILMITPAATAPELTARGYKLTLRTTGLDSDQGPTAAKYILEHVKPQRIAVIHDKQQYGEGLARSVQDGLKKGGANVVFFDGITAGEKDFSTLVARLKKENIDFVYYGGYHPEMGQILRQSRAAGLKTQFMGPEGVANVSLSNIAGDSAEGLLVTKPKNYDQVPANKPVVDAIKAKKQDPSGAFVWTTYAALQSLAAGLNQSEDPAAISKYLKGATVDTVMGPLSWDQKGDLKGFEFGVFTWHANGTATDAK, via the coding sequence ATGAAAATGACGGGTAAAGCTTTACTGGCAGGATGCATTGCACTGGCAATGAGCCACGCGGCGATGGCAAAAGATATTAAAATCGCGGTGGTAGGGGCAATGTCGGGGCCGGTAGCGCAATACGGCGATCAGGAATTCACCGGTGCCGAGCAGGCCGTTGCCGACATTAACGCCAAAGGCGGGATCAAAGGCGACAAGCTGGTTATCACGAAATATGACGACGCCTGTGACCCGAAACAAGCGGTAGCGGTAGCGAACAAAGTGGTGAACGACGGGATCAAGTACGTTATCGGCCACCTGTGCTCTTCTTCCACTCAGCCAGCGTCTGATATCTACGAAGACGAAGGTATTCTGATGATCACCCCGGCGGCGACCGCACCTGAGCTGACCGCGCGTGGCTATAAGCTGACCCTGCGTACTACCGGCCTGGACTCAGATCAGGGCCCAACCGCAGCGAAATACATTCTGGAGCACGTGAAGCCGCAGCGCATTGCCGTTATCCACGATAAGCAGCAGTATGGTGAAGGCCTGGCGCGTTCCGTACAGGACGGCCTGAAAAAAGGCGGCGCTAACGTAGTGTTTTTTGACGGCATCACCGCCGGTGAGAAAGACTTCTCTACGCTGGTTGCGCGCCTGAAGAAAGAAAACATCGACTTCGTTTACTACGGCGGCTACCACCCGGAAATGGGGCAGATCCTGCGCCAGTCCCGCGCCGCTGGCCTGAAAACCCAGTTCATGGGGCCGGAAGGCGTGGCGAACGTTTCTCTGTCTAACATCGCCGGTGACTCTGCTGAAGGCCTGCTGGTGACCAAACCGAAGAACTACGACCAGGTTCCTGCCAACAAACCGGTTGTAGACGCCATCAAAGCGAAGAAACAGGATCCAAGCGGCGCCTTCGTCTGGACAACCTACGCGGCACTGCAGTCGCTGGCTGCTGGCCTGAACCAGAGCGAAGACCCGGCTGCAATCTCTAAGTACCTGAAAGGGGCAACCGTGGATACCGTGATGGGGCCGCTGTCCTGGGATCAGAAGGGCGACCTGAAAGGC